ACAGGTTTTCGGCTATTTTAGCTAAAATAGCTGCTTTTTTAATATAAATACAAAAGTAATACTTTTAAAGCTCAAAAGAGAGCTATATGCGGAAATATTTCCTTAATCAGGCTATTTTAGAACCTGTATGAATATCGTTTGAAAGATACGACAAATAAGCGTGACAGAAAAATCGGTTCCGCTTTTGGTGATATTTTCCTATCTTTGTACGCTGATAATTTGAAAATGAGATCATGGATATAGTATTAAGCGGAATTCGCTCCACCGGTAAGCTGCACCTGGGTAACTATTTCGGTGCCCTGCGTAACTTCATCAGGATGCAGGAAGAGAACAACTGTTATTTTTTCATTGCCGACATTCACTCCCTTACCACCCATCCCGACCCGAAGTTGTTGCACCAGAACGTGAAGAATGTGCTGGTGGATTATTTGGCTGCCGGTATAGATCCGGAGAAGTCGGTGATTTATGTGCAGAGCGACCTGTATGAGACGGCAGAGCTCTACCTTTACCTGAACATGCACGCCTACCTGGGTGAACTCTCCAAGACTGCCTCCTTCAAGGATAAGGCGCGCAAGCAGCCGGAGAACGTGAACGCGGGACTGCTCACCTATCCCACGCTGATGGCGGCAGACATCCTGATCCACAATGCCCACAAGGTGCCGGTGGGGAAGGACCAGGAGCAGCACCTCGAGATGACCCGCAAGTTCGCCCGTCGCTTTAACAACTTCTACGGTGTTGATTACTTCAGGGAGCCGGTGGCTTACAACTTCGGTGAGGAGTTGGTGAAGATCCCCGGTCTGGACGGCAGCGGCAAGATGGGCAAGTCGGAAGGGAATGCCATCTACCTGGGCGACAGTCCGAAAGAGATTGAGAAGAAGGTGAAGAAAGCGCTCACCGATGCAGGTCCCACTGAACCAAATGCGGTGAAGCCCGATTATATCGAGAACCTGTTTACACTGTTGCGGGTTGTGTCCACACCGGAGGTAGTAAAACACTTCGATGATCAATGGAGCAGATGTGAAATCCGTTACGGTGATCTGAAGAAACAGCTGGCCGCTGACATCATCAGCGTGACCGCTCCCATCCGTGAGCGGATGCTGGAAATTGAAAACGATGATGCCTATCTGCGCAAGGTGACTCAGGAAGGAGTCGAGAAAGCGCGCGAAAATGCCGCGAAGACAATCCGAGAGGTGCGGGAGATTGTAGGCTTCAAGAAATTTTAAGATACCACA
This genomic window from Dysgonomonadaceae bacterium zrk40 contains:
- the trpS gene encoding tryptophan--tRNA ligase, which encodes MDIVLSGIRSTGKLHLGNYFGALRNFIRMQEENNCYFFIADIHSLTTHPDPKLLHQNVKNVLVDYLAAGIDPEKSVIYVQSDLYETAELYLYLNMHAYLGELSKTASFKDKARKQPENVNAGLLTYPTLMAADILIHNAHKVPVGKDQEQHLEMTRKFARRFNNFYGVDYFREPVAYNFGEELVKIPGLDGSGKMGKSEGNAIYLGDSPKEIEKKVKKALTDAGPTEPNAVKPDYIENLFTLLRVVSTPEVVKHFDDQWSRCEIRYGDLKKQLAADIISVTAPIRERMLEIENDDAYLRKVTQEGVEKARENAAKTIREVREIVGFKKF